The genome window TGAATACTCGTTAAacgttttatatatatatacatgtagatattttcagctTTATCACTATTGATATTGTTTAGGAATCGGAACTGTTAATTGAAAATACCACACGCTGGTACGCTAGTTCAAAGAATGACGTTATCTCTCTGtagtaaaatacaatatacaataacaCACCCGTAAGATATTGAAATCGTCTTCGGGTTTTATCGATGTGACAAGAGTTTATGCATCAATATATACAAAGTTTTGgtcatgataaaaataaaatagacgAACTAAAAATTGGTAACTACAACCTTACAATTAACGAATATGTTTGATTAGTAACAACATTCTGAAATAGTTACATTTAAGTTTTCTTTCGCTGAGCATTTCAGCTGATCTTGCGGTCTTTAGCCTAATATAAATGCTCGTTTCAAACATGATGTTTGAAACTTTGTCGTTGTATCACCTTAGTGTGATTTCTCTGAAATATAATGACAACAAATCCAATCCATGTAGATTAAACAGGAGTCGTTTAACgattttaacttatttgacTTCTGCGACTTTGTATGAAGGTCAAgaccattcatttgaacaaactttgtagacctacattccagcatgctacatatACAAGCCTAAATTTCATTACTCTAGGTTTCCAACTTTTGGAGTAGAAGTTTTTTAAGTGAAAACGTTGACGCCAGATGGACGTTGCGACAACGGACGGATTACGGACGCCGCACCACGGCAGATGATTTGTTGCCCTTCAGGCAGCTGAGCTAAAACGAGCGAACCAATACCCAATCCCCGGATCTTCCATTGTAATAGATGTTGATCTCTAGCTAGGAGAGAGAATCAAGAAAATCCTACGATAAATAATAGTAAATCATTTGAAATCATAGACTCAAGGAAGTCCTTGAGAGTCGATCGGAACCCATTTCAAGGATTGATGATATAAAAGCATGACTGGATGCCGCTCCAATGATAAATGAGTAGAATAATTTCCTTTTTTACTACAGCAATGATTCATTTGATGGCTACACACAACAGGTTATTAGGTAATAATTTGACCATGATAATCCATTTTCCATAGAATACACACTGATACAAGGAGATATGCAATTTGATATTATGCGTTCCAGTAATAGAAGCATCGTGTTCCACCAGAATTAAAAAATGGTAATCACCAATCTGAATATCTTTCAATAAACACACATAAGTCGGGTAATAGTTACAGCAACCTTTACATTCTTATGTATTGGATATCATTGAATAAAAAAGATAGCATTTTTAGAATTAACGAAAATCTAATAGAGGATTGTTTCAACACTAAGTTTTTATAATGCCAATAATTTTGGGTAAAAAAATTTGAAACACTCATCTTTAAGATTTTCGTTAGTACAAAAATGTTCTTTATTAAAATACGATTCCTCAAACATATGTTAAAAGCGCGTTCCTATTTCTTTGTTTCTATAGATAACAATGttaatacataaatatcatGCACAAACTTGCAAAGTTGACATTGCAAGTTATAGACAATGCATTTATGATTGAAAATAAGTACTGAAGTATCAGATTTCTTGAATCGTTTTGAGACTTCTCCTGTCGTATGCAAGCGAAAAGCGACCATTTTAATCTTGGTTCACACGCTTTGGATAGGGGTTGGTAAGTGTGATTGGATACAAATGGAACAACACAGTAGTAAATTATATCCATACAAGTATGTTAAATTTATCCCAATGATTCAGCATTGCGAATATTTCTGTTTCAAATTCTGTGGTGTGAAAGTGTTTTGAATGTGGATATACTTAAAAAGaatttacatgaaatatgtGTGTATTTCGTTTTGAACTGttaaatgtatgttacatatcCGTATTGACAAATTAACTcctaaataaaattatttttggaaaaaaattatatttctgtatGAAATTGTGCTAACGAGCGCCGCTAGTGTAGTGGTATCATGCAAGATTCCCATTCTTGCGACCCGGGTTTGATTCCCGGGCGGCGCAAATCTTTTTATGCAATCAACAAATAagttgtataaaatattttgacaataacacaaaacatatgGTAACCATTTATTTTAGCTTGGAGAGTATTCTTGGATTAGTGATAAACAGCCTTAAAGTCATGTTCATGTGACAAATCGAAAATTTGATCAACATCAACAAAGGTCCACATCGAACTATCAAGCGCCGCTGGTGTAATGGTATCATGTAAGATTCCCATTCTTgcgacccgggttcgattcccgggCGGCGCATCTTTTTTCATGATcatgttcaaaatgtgtttttgttaatcttttttttcacatttcaagATTAACCATAAGGGGTACAAGAATGTTGGTCTCGTCATTCTTTGATGTTCTAGAACTTTTGTTTTCTCTCATGGTAATGCATTATACttataaaaattatcatttttgaaaacCATATGACAAATGTCGACTGGACAGCTGATTAATTTTAACTTTTCGGGATTTTTTGTCCAAATTGTACACAATAAAAGAACACAGATTTGTTAAATTGTTTATCAGCTAATGTGACTCATGGTGTAATATTAATCCGATATTTGATAAGCGAATATAACGCGACGATAAGCTCGTGTCGATCGGCAGATTATATagacatgtaaatatatatctgtatctCCGTAACACAATGAATGAAAGATAAACAATTATCTTTATGAATCTGATAACAttatcatattcaaatttaaaaggACTAGGTATGAAAAGGGTCTTTTGTGTGCCCaaaatccgctatttttcaaagtctgttattttagTTTGTTAATCACttaattatgcaaaatgtgaaaatttcatcaaaatttgcatttttttatccagtttttcatctagttaacataaagcattctagaacaaactttatatttctctaaacgatgtattcttcgtgtctggtaattcccataaaatataaaattaattaatgcaaagttaccattgttatatagcaaaaacatactttctgtcaacaaaaatatcattaagtttttatcaggggcgtaTTCAATATTGCAAACGCAGTTACTTAATTACTAAAtacttaatatgaaatttagtagatttaggggccaaaaaagTCATTATTATGTCTAATCCTTTACAAAAATAACTTATTACACTTCAAAACAGGAAAAACGCCATTTCCGTCATCTATTTAATTACCTTGTGTGGGTTAGCAATTTGTAGACTTCTAATACATTGGTAGCAATCACGTACGTCATTACCTTTAACCTTGAAATTGTCCAATGGCTCATTAGATGATATGTTCACACCTTTGTAGGCTACCAGGTGCAGGAAATTACGCGTAAAAATATAGATTCATAAAACTGCAGATATTCCaacttttttatgtttttatttcttttcatatGTTTCCCACTAAAATGCCATTTGTCGattgtttaaaatgtatttcaaaattgttcacAATCTACATGAAACGCGGAAttcataattgttttgttatttatcaaTCACATATCCGTCATCATTTTACACAAAGAATTTTAGAATAGAACGTTAGTGTATTACTTTACGGtggaattttgaaataattaaccACTGGATACTGGGCGTATTAACGGTACAGTATATAAAACCAACGATCTGGAATGATTTGGGGTGACGAACAAACGCCGTGATTACATTAAGGGTGAATGATTATGTGTGTTCGGGGTAATATAGAACTACTTATCTAGAACTAATGGGTCGGAAATAACACTACTTTCTATCAGTTTTTAAATCACTTTTACGCTTCCACTATCTACCTCCTTACACGAAAGGAATCAACTTTCTACTTTACCGAGTTCATGTTTTATTTGCCCCTTATcagtttttatcattttgatatcaaatattcACTTAAAAGTTACAGATGTTTTTCACgaatttataaagaaatatatttgttttgaatgATATTGAATGTCAAAACCACCTCCACGGTGATAACAACGTAGTTTAAAGCAACCTGACCATGTCGACAAAGGTAGCTTAAAGCCCATCCAGGTAAAAACAATGACCAATTTATAAGCTGGGTCGATAAGGAAACGTGATACCATTGTTTGGCAAAATCTGATGTAAAGGAGCAGAAAGTTTGGGGTATACGCGATTATCCCTAAAAGGCATTGACCAATGAACGTGCGTATTTTTCATGTGACAGGCAGTTCATAAGCTCGTCGAGTTTTTGCGAAAAACTTTTTATACATATCTCAGATATCATATGattcatttcatttattctaaccatctttaaaacacatgtacCAAAGGTGTTCTATGGAAAAAGTTGATGACAGCATATGAGGTGGTGATAAAAGTGTTTTGGTGAGAAGATGTGGAATATCATGTtgtttttcattctttttatggGAGTTACAATTCCTTGCTGTACAGGTAAGtaagcagatttttttttctacttcCTGAATCAAGATAAAACTGCAGCTGCGTGACTTTATATCGATATCAATATTGTAATCATATTCATTGATATACcgtgaaaatgatttttttacaatgtataatgtatatgataTTGAGATTGATTCTTATAATTATCTTCGAACACTATGTAATAATTCCATACTATAAAACAGGGCCATACAAAGATATTTTAAGATCATATGTTAACATAAGATAAACGAtggtatatataaagataaacgatggtataaacataaacaatggTAAATCTAACCAACTAATAGCATAGTATTATAGACGTTAACAGAAAACAGAATGATAGAGCATTACGGAAGAGTAATCGGTCTGttacatttataaaaacaaatatatcgtGATTACAGAACCAAATGCGCTAGAAGTTATTATTAAATTACACAAAACGATTAATGTCATATAATGAATCGTCATCGAAATTGTATTCGAAAGAATTTACGTACCTGCCCATTTTTGAAAAGACTgatttatgtgtatgtaaagCAAATGCTCTGTAATATCTGgttgaaattgtaaatatttcgCATATAGCCTTATCGGTAAGGGAAATATTTAAACCTAATTAGATAAAATTCTTTAACACGTTGGCACCAAATGTATGAATAATGACGACACCATTACCTGTCCGGATTATCTTAATGCTAAAATATTGCAGATAAATAAACTGGCATATGCAGTACTAAATAATCGTAGCAAGAATATTACAAACTGTGGTAAACGTATCACTGATATTTCaaggaattttttttcattaaatgcAATCCATTGAAAGgtgatatttcttatttttatatatatttcttaagAAGACTGGAAGACTGTATGTTAAGACTTAAGATATAAAGGGAAAATATTAAGAAGTAGAAAATGAATTTCAAAGATTAATAATTCAACAAACTGACgaagtacatgtagatatatggTACGTTTCAACTATGGCGTTATCGTCGAATCGACATAATGTTGGTTGTACAACATACATATTGAGACACATCGTTGTTCTGGACTACATAAATAATCATACCTGTTTCAAAATAATTGCGACATGAGTAGTGTGGTTATAAATGAAACCTTAGTTTCCCGATTTAAACCGCAAGTCCTGGAATTCGATATGACCCGAATGCGTTACTGATACCAATTGAATTCAATTTAGCATGCATTTCAAAAACAGATATGAATCAAACAGATATCTAATTTCACTTTCCTTTCCACAGCTCTGACAAAGTAATGTGTTTACACAGACGGAAGAAACTGTTTTAATTTACTTGCAACTAACCGTTTCTATTGAATAACATTGTCAACAAGACGTTTTTTCCATTCCAACCTTTTGTTTCAGAAAGCGCTTTTATTTATACACATCCTTGTTTCTGAAGTCACCTTTTTCCAATTCATTTACCATGCtcaataaattttgatattttgattgtatttcatttttttactccattaaaatgttatatttaagcGTAAAATATCCTATGAgatatttgattggtcaaatcATAAAGAATAAATTACGTAATCGAAGCGTGCAACACATCTAAAACATGacattgatgttttgtttttgctatTTGGTTCAGCGCTGCAATGCTGTATTTTGATGTTGGGGAATTTCAAATAGATAAATAAGCTGAGCTTGCAAACCCTATCATATTAAAAGTATCAAAGTGCtttagaaatataagtaaatcaCATACAGTCAAATAGTAATATCGCTGACAGGGTGAAGCTAAGTGCAAAACTCTAGCAAATCAAAAGCATTTAAAGTATTTTTCACTTGTCAAACATTATGAATTTTTCCTTCATTATTTTACTATTAAAGTTGTAATGTATCCATGTATAATGTAAGTCGTCAGTTTATCCTAGTTAATTACTCCTTAGTTAATGAAGATGTTACAGAAATTTATTGACCAATATCGTGATGTcctcagaaatattttattacgcAATCGGATCTAAGCTCAGGGGTGTTTGGTTCACTTTTGGTTTTGATTCTTTTTTGTCGGAGGGGACACTAAATTCGACTTTATTAGCATGGTACTTATAATTGATGAAGTCCTTTTGGAGCCTATAGTTCTATTAACACTTCTGTATTTTCATATGAATCTATTGATTTTTAggtatattataattttatattatttttgtatttttttttttttggcatttttttatttattttggcatgttttttttatttattttgttatcgTTTGCTATTTCAACTTGCGACGGTATTCaagatttaaaaaattcaaGTGACTCTATCATTGCAATATCGCAATTTTTATTCagattttatctttattaaagGTTTGTGCGAGTTCCCAGTCCTTCTAAGGAATGACTGGTACAGCACGGACAAAGGCGTCCTCAATTTCACAGCGTCAAGTGTAGTGGAGTACCCTGTCTTCCTCTCCAGTAACGTCAGCAATATGACCTTCACCTGTGACGAAATCAACGTCAACAGATATATACTCAAGTCAGTAGCGCATGCGTTCTTCTCCATGTCTAGCGTCCGTTGATATTTCAAGTATACCTACTTATCGTATTCGTTAAAAAAAGTGAAAGATGGTGTATTCCAATAGATATTTAAGCGTTTTATATCCATAGAAATATAATGAATGTGAATTAACGATTTCATGTACAAATCATATCCTACTTGATAAGTTATATACTATGAAAATGTGTGTGTTATAATATTTATCTGTGTCCAAAGAaagtaaaaatacatgtaagtaatgCAATTAAAGATGTACTACAAAATACACCTATGAATGCTTGATTTGGAGTTTGCATGTTTGATAAGGTAAACTGGTAACAAGACATATCCATATACTACGTCTTCTGTACAAtatgttattatataaataGATTCAGTGTGACCTATCATAAACGGTCATTGTTCAATCCGGACTCCTGTTTATTTCCGCTTAATTCCATGGCATCGTTTTTTAAAtttatagtaaataaaacttgtataatgCGAAAACCTGTTTATACCAACCATATATGATGCTCCTGATGACAAGCGGTTAGAAAAGTTATAAATTAAGGTATGTTTATTATTCATGATAACAGAATGCTCTAGATCATTTATACCAATGATATTGTTTCAGAGGGATCTCTACTTTCACAGTCTTTGGTAATCAGCTCCGTCCGTATCTGTGTCTGACACTAACACAGGTCTCCCAGGAGGTCTTCTATTACTATATATTAAACCGTAAGTCCTATAAGGTCAGCGTTAGGTTCATTGTGAAACAACGATACAATGATACTACCTAGAAATggtgtatatattttaagatatttcaatatatttactGATGCATTCCTACGCACGAAAACGTGTTATATGAGAACATATCTATTATTAAGCACATGTATACAAAGAAATCGACATGACAAGAGGGGCATACAGTGTTATAAGGTGGCATTAAACAAGAATATAGCATTAAATGTTCCATTTATGTTCACTTTATAACATTATCATTACCTTTTTGGAAAACATGTTAAattgttcatcatttgaatattgCAAGCATTCAATAGATCTTTATAGTGTAAACATCAGCATTTGATAGACAGCTatttaaaatgatgaaaatttgACTTCATAGTATCTAAATATAGATAGTTACATATCAATGAAACCCTAACATAAAACCAAAGTCAATGCATTAATTGTTGAAGTGTTCAAACATATCTATCACCactatcatttttgagcttcgAATTCAAATTCTAAGTGAGCCAGTTGCCAGGAAGTGGCCTTAGGTCGGTTGTTTTCCTCCGGGTACTTAATCTGCATCATAAACCTGACATGTCCTTAATTGAGTTTTAGGTAACCATTAACCATGTGTTTCAGATGTTTCCTATAGCACTAGTAAtgcaaatataaataatataatagaaAACAGAGCAGTACATATACCATTGTTGAATCAATGCAGCACGATATGATTAACATACGCCAAAATGCAATTACGCTTGCAGCGCAATATAATATGCACTTTTATTACTTTGTCGGGAAAAGCTGAGCAGCCTTCGTCTATCTTGATTCATTTAGTTGAATTGTTTTTAAACCTTGTAGGGTAGAACTGTCAGGTTTTCGTTTTTTGGATAGAGTCGAGTCAGGTTTACCTTGAAAGACAGATATATCATTGTACATTTTACAACAGCCGAATTGATCATTTCTGGTGCATTGTGAAGAGATAAATAACACGAATTTAtgaatttttaacaaaaatatgcATTTCGTTCAAAGTTAAAATATTCGTCCCAAGCGTATACTTAATACAAACGTCttttcaaaaaaagtttttcCGTTCGTTAAACCTCCCTTGACATTGGTATATTATTACTTAATAACCATTCTTCgttgacattttctataaacAAAATGCTGTTCGTTGTTCCCTATTTCTTTAACCTGGAGTAAGATAAGATATCCGCTGTCTGTGAAATAACTCACTTGTATAATGGTGTCAagcctgtatacatgtaaaatgacAAGTTcacattttaacatatttagTACAAATGCTTCAATCATTTTGAAGATGAAACCAATTCCAgttcaaacaatttattttgtaacATGTAAGAATGATATTCCTTTTTAAtggcaaatattgattttatatttcttGAATGATTTATTCAGATCTTGAGAGTTTAGCTTCAATCATTTCTAGATGAAAACAATTCCAGTTCAAACATTTGactcgtttttttttttttttttttttttttttttttttttttttaatatttaagaaTGAAATTCTGTTTTGAATAACCAATATTTaatctatttttttcttaaatgatTTATTCAGGTCTTGAGAGTTCAGCTTCAATCATTTCTAAGATAAAATAATTCTAGTTCAAACATTTGactcgggttttttttttgtttttttgttttttgtttttgtaatatttaagaATGAAATTCTGTTTTGAATAACCAATATTTGATCTAATTTCTTAAATGATTTATTCAGGTCTTGAGAGTTCTAGTTCAAACATTTTGACTCGTTTCTTTTGTAACATGTAAGAATGATACTCTTTTTGAtaacaattatttaatttaattctttaaCGATTTATGAAGGTCTTGAGAGTTCAATCAACGACCGTATATTTGTTCGTGATGACAACTTCACAATGACTGCTGACGATATATGTAACAGGGAAACGCCTTATGAGGCTGGGACATTCATAATGCTGGTTCGTGAAGGTAAATGTAGGAtacaacatttaaaataaagcGACAATTATATAAGTtgctacatatttatttatattcagTCAAACCTCACAACCTCGATTTCAAACTTGACTTTGATTAATCAAAGTGTTCGAGTTAATGAAATGCACTTTAAAATACAATGTGAAATAAGTCGAAACATTCAAAATGTTCTAATTCAATTGATACTTCGTGTTTCGTGAGATCGAATAAGTGAGTGAGGTCCATCTGTATACGGTATATTTTAAGAAATGCATACTaagttatttgtttatttacagcAAAAGAATTCGTGTCACTTTAAAAGTCTATTTATTTCAAACCAAGGAACCATCACCAAGGCAGTGGATCTCATTTAACTTGAAACTGATCCTGCTGACATACTATGTAGCGGCTATTTTCGCTTGTCTCACATTTCGTGATTATAATTTCCAATGATACTTTGGTCTTGAGCAATAGTTTCATAATCgtagcaatatatatatacgtgaGGATTTTTATTAAACATACTGAGATAAAAGCGATATAAAgctaatatattgatattccgaaataaaaggccaggtaaaatcaaaaatcatttctatgaaatatctagatttttataaagaaaagaAGCTTGCAAATAGTTAGTTAACGAAACCACATAAACGTTTATCTCCCAGGAGCTGATCCAAGTTCGATTTCTCGGACATGTCCGGATCCGATCTTACGACAGCACCAGAACGTGTCCATTGTGTCAAGCGATGGTTCATCTCGATGTGACGATGTCCAGTTAGATGTGTGTAGCAACACCAGTATATTAAATATAACGTACCAGGCATGCGCACCAGCACTGATCTACTCTGGTAAgtgtaaaaatgttattttgtttatgtgaaaacaatattaataatGGAATTTTCGAGGAGTTTGTTTTCAATACTTTCAGCTTTAGTATATTTTCGTGAGGACACAAAGAGTTCgtacacaaaaacaaatatcGATGCAGGTAATttgagaaaatatttcattaaccGTGAAgttatagatattaaaattccattaaaattatgtattttattgtaaaaagaTTTTCCGTATTCGTCTATGCACATGCATAAGGTAGTTATGCTTGTGATACGATATACTTGGACAACATTCATAGctatacaaataaattatttgctTTAAATGAATCTGCATCGTGCCTAAGGCATGGAAACTTAATTCTCCGTAATAAATCTGGGAAGCAATTGTATCTTTACCTCTGCTTTTTAATTCCATcgtaaatttaaattttaagaaaCCTCAAACTGAAaagtatatacatttttgtactcTTCACGCATTTTCTTCCCTTCTCTTTAAATGAGCAGTTATATGAAATAATAGCCATGACAACGCCGCTACGATACACCGCGATTTAGTTCTCGGTAattacacattttcatttttcctgGTGTAATGAAACGTAGTGAATTTCCAAAACAAAATTCTCTCCAACATAGTAAAGAAAATGATTCATCAACAAAATTCAGCCAGCTTAAATACATTACATCGAAGACACAATTCTCTTTGCTTTGAATAATAGCTATAAACCTAACCATTAAATGCATCATTTACGGCTTACATATATTTTCCATATCTTCTTTCTGCCTATCAAACGTTAATCCATTATgcgtattacagagttgtctgccttTACGGTAGGTTTCTTCATCACCTTGTGAGCACAATTTACGTCGATTTCCGtgaaaaaatgacgtgacgctcaaaacacatgacataacaattGATACTACCTACAGATAAGTATAAGGctgtgatatgcaaatacagaatagtccCACTTAGATTTCATTTTTGTGGGGACGCCTTTCTACACTTAGTACTTCATATCTGTCGAGGTTTGAACAAAGATGCGGGTGCCTAGCTGCAGCAAACCGCAACACAACACAATGTCCCGGTCATCCCGGTCATCCCGGTCCATTATAAACTTAGAACATGGACTTATACGCATGAACAAGAATAACTCTAATGATTTTCTTATCAGATGTCTCTGATATTCCAACAGTTATAATACTATATTACTGTCTTTACTTTACTCTGTTGGAAAATATTATCATACATTCAGAATCAGAGAAAAGTGCAAATTCGGTCGATTTATTAAACATTTTAGTGTCGGCGTATACGAGGAGATTTTCCGTTAGAACAATGAATAATTGAACAATAGGAATGTTGATATCGTGCAACTTATGGTGTAATGCTTTCATTTGAATGGCTAGCTGGTGGAGAATTCGTCTGCCTGTTTGATCTGACAGAAAATGGCGTGACCTACATTGCTCTGTGGAATACAGATGTTTCGCTTACAGATGGCCAAACGTACAGAACATCATGCTACGTAGGTTTTTGTTGTAACTTTCGATATTTAATATTACGTCAATCATATTTGTTTAGATATGATTTAATGGGTGATTTTGGTGcttttattacaattataagCTTCAATTCACGAAATAACTCATACAACACGATTCCGAAAACcgtgtgtttgttttatatcgTTTTACAGTA of Argopecten irradians isolate NY chromosome 7, Ai_NY, whole genome shotgun sequence contains these proteins:
- the LOC138326689 gene encoding uncharacterized protein, with the translated sequence MWNIMLFFILFMGVTIPCCTGLCEFPVLLRNDWYSTDKGVLNFTASSVVEYPVFLSSNVSNMTFTCDEINVNRYILKGISTFTVFGNQLRPYLCLTLTQVSQEVFYYYILNRLESSINDRIFVRDDNFTMTADDICNRETPYEAGTFIMLVREGADPSSISRTCPDPILRQHQNVSIVSSDGSSRCDDVQLDVCSNTSILNITYQACAPALIYSAGGEFVCLFDLTENGVTYIALWNTDVSLTDGQTYRTSCYAIEEANGVTFGTEVPDRCHYNQTSQYSPPGGVYITMQNVTGT